Genomic segment of Panicum virgatum strain AP13 chromosome 2K, P.virgatum_v5, whole genome shotgun sequence:
TCGATTATCGGCCTTAATCGcacgaaaaatattttttccctaAGCAAACAATTATTGCTTTCAACATGTGGCAACACTCTAAAATCAAGAGAAGGtctagttttttataaaaataagttctctactttttatgaattttttaaaaattttgaattttccatTGAAATCCACCGAAATTCCAGTCGGTTTATGTTTTCCGCTAGCATCGGTAACGATAAATTTCACCGATAATCACGATTATCGAGCGGTTTTGTATTCCATGGTGCCGACACGGCCGGCACCCGGGCCGGCCACAGGGTGCGTACAAAGCCCTGCCGTCTCGCCACCGCAAGATGGCCATTGGCCAACGGAAGGACCTCCGAATCTAACATCGCCGTCTCATTCTGCTAGGTGTACCATTGATAGGTAATAGGTTCCTCGCTTCGATCCAGCACCGCGGCCTCACTCTGGATGTACTGTTGATAGGCGCCTAGCTCAGACGTTGGCATCGCCGTCACATCATCAGCGTTGTGTGTACATTTTGAAAGTTTAAGGACCAGGAACAACCCGAGCTAAGTTTAAGGATCGGCATTGTATTTTACTCTTTCAAGATGAGTCTTTCATATTGAGATGTAATCGGGAGAGGAATGTCTCAGCTCCATTATTAGACCCTCATGGGGGCTTTTGGGTCTTGTACCCGTACAATTTTGGCGTGCTGCCGACGTGTATTTCCACCCGACGCGTATGACATTTGGTAGAGAAGTCCAGGAACCAGGCCCGAACCAACCAAGCACACTCTTGAAGAGCCCCTCCAGTCAGGTGGCGGCTTAGAGCGTCAGTCATATGCAGACGTGAGGTGGGATCAGCTTCCCCGGGTTCATGATGTTGTTGGGATCCAGCGCGGCCTTTATCCTTTTCATGGTCCGGAGTGACTCGATGCCCAACTCCTTCTCCAGGTACTGCAAAAGGAACAAAAGTGTCCATCAATAATGAGGCGATGATATGGCATCTATTGGTGTTCAGCAGTTTTCAACTTTTTATGCCATCACttcggggagagggagggagaggtaACGTCAGCAAGCTTTTGCATCTGTAGAGGAAACAAGTGACTGATACTTGCCTTCATTTTCCCTGTGCCAACACCATGCTCTCCTGTGCATGTACCTGTTTGACACCAGACACGTTAATATTTTCGACCAATAGTGACTGCAAAAAAGGATATAAAAACAGAAAGGCAGCTATGTGGTTCAAGACAGTTATATGTGAGAGCAAGCAAACTCAGTAGACAAAAGGTAGACTATTCGTACCTTCCATTGACAGAGCTGTATGGACCATGAAATGGTTTAGTCTCTCTGCTTCCTTCCGTTGGTCTTCTTTACTTGGATCAAACAGGATAATTGTGTGGAAGTTTCCATCACCAGCATGAGCAATAACCAGACTGGAAACATAAATAGTCAGAGTAAATGTCTTCACTCTTCACAACCAATAAAAATTCAGAATTCACTGAAGCTACTCTAAGACAATGCTGTCCCGCATATTGTCAAACAGCCTCTCTTTCCTATATTTATGATCGTGAAAGAGGTGGCCGTTTCTTGCATTACATGCGTAGTATTAGTGCCACTGAGAAATTGAGACTAGCACATTTGAACAAGAGGAACTTCATACCAAGTCAATGGAGACGCATCAAGTAGCCACTTTGATGTAGATATACATTCAGCAAGTCTGGACAAAGGAACACAAACATCCTGCACAAGAAACAGATACGGTGGCATTAGGAGAATTGTTACAGATCATGCAATATTAACTGACAACGTGTTCTGTTATGATTGCCATGATAACAATAACCTTTTGGACAAGCTACACCAGGAAATTGAATCTAACAAATTTCTAGCAAGAAAAAACAAAGGCttcatttattcaaacaagGGCACGCTAAGAAATATTATCATCCGATAACTGAGTGTCCTGTTGAGACTGACAACTGAGAAGCAAGCATTAAAGCACACAATACATAACACTAGATGTGGCTCCTGGCTACTACAATGACGTATATATGTATTAACATGTAGTAAGAAAACAAACCGTTATCATAGCTTCATAATCAGGTTTCATAGCGAAACCAGCCCAAAGTGCCTCCTTCCTGATCTGCACTTGAAGGGCTGAGTATTGTTACAAACATACTCCAATACCATAGATCATTTGCAATATGTGATGCTAATATTATATACAAGTCGAAGCAAATTAATTCTGTatgaaacatgtgaacatgCGTGCAAGATCATATAGAACCAAAAGGAAAAATCAATATATTGGATAGTGGAAAATGTACTGCCTCTTCAGATTAAAAGCTCTACTGACCTTCCATAATTCTGCTTTAGCATCCGGCTcctcaacaaaaacaaaatcTGATCCACGGTGTTCGCTAGCAATTTTTTGAACCAAGAGAGTTTGTTCAAGTGCATATGCTTCTGGATATTTGCAAGGGGGGAGATGTGAACAAAGAAAAGGAAGTAATCAGTAATTGATCACATACTGGAACAACGGCTGAAGTTTAACAACTTTTATGAGTTCAAAAGAGTTTCAAATTAGCACTTACCAGAACCAaagaaattatattattatactgCAGATCACAAGAGGTGTCATATAGCAAAACTGGACGTGTGTTTGAAATCAAGTGGTTTTGGTATACATACATCCTTCATAATCTTGGCTGATATCTCTCCAATTTTCTATCAAATATAGTGTTCTGAAAGTTTTCCTGACAGTAGCACGGTTTTCTATTAAATATAAAGTTCTGAAAGTTCCCTAGACAGTAGCATGTACCGAAGTGAATTTTTTAAAGAATACTTAAGAGATGTGTGCATATAGACAGTTGGTGATTGCATATAAAAGATGGACAAATGCCATGGCTACATGCGAACTTCTTGTTCATCTGACTCCATTCATACAGCAGcttattcaaataaattcaattcAGGGGAATAAGCAATGCCACCATAGTCCATAGATGCATAATGCTGAACAGCTGATCATATAGTAAGTTGCATTACCTGTTCCTATGAATTCAAACATCAAGGTCGGCACTTCAGGCAAGTTTTTACCATTTGCCATGTTTATTGCCCTTATCTGAACCTCATCCAACAATTCCACTCTTGAAACCTAGTCGTGTAGAAAAGAAAACATAAATATTGGCAAACTGCAAGAGCATTGCAGACTGCCACTGATACACATAGATAAAAGTTCCACAAAAACATTTTTATTTCAAAGTTGACTTAAAAGCTTAAGAAATATATCAAAGAACATAATATTCAGCTACATGCAGCAAAATAGGGGCCAAATTCTGCACATTCACTTCATACGAAACACAGGACATCAAATGTTTCACACCTGAATATCATGGTCACTGCAAAGAAAGAAAATCAGCAGGGAAAAGACAAACCTGTATCCCAGAAAGCATTGTTGCAATAGCAACATCAGCAGCATCCTTAATTGTTTTAAAATTGCACATTGCAACCTGAAATAGCAGAAACATGTAGGCTGAGGGCCTCCATAGCTAAAATGAAAACAAAAGAGATGCATAGTGCAGAGGAAAAAAATCAGCACAAAACTAGTGAATTCATATCATGAAGTCGTCTTTCTTTAGAAAGAATAGAAAATTTTCCTAAGCAAACAATATCATACATTAAAGGTTTGTACACACCGCACTATGTTGAGATTCAAGCCTATACAAACAAGTTCATGATGGTAGCAAAATATTGAGTTTCTAAAATCACTCACCACAGAATGAGATGGAAGCTTTTGAAGCCGTAAAGTCACTTCTGTAATTACACCCAAAGTTCCTTCGCTTCCAATTATCAAACGAGCAAGATCATACCTGACATTCAACAAGGCAGAGGTAAAGAAAGTTGTGAAAACCGATAGCAGGAAAATGGCATACATATGTAACACAGATAAACCAAGCAGTGAAAATATAATTCACTCCTAAAACAAAACAATAAGGGGGTTATTCTGACAATAAGGAGAGTGTCTTCCATACCCAGCTGCACTCTTTCGAGCCCGGGAACCTGTCTTGATAACATCACCATTTGGTAAAACAGCCTGCATAATACCAATAAGAATTTACTTTTTGTATGCCTAACCAAtacaatgtaattttttttatgataTAGGAATAAGGGAAAACTACCTGAAGATTAATCACATTATCCCGCATTGTTCCATACCTACAAACTAGGAAGAAAGCCATAAAAGCCATTTAAAAGTTATAATACAAAGCTAGCAAACAAATATATGCATTGACGTATCGCTCTTATGGTTGCATGTTCGTGTAATGAGGGTTTATGGTTGTACTACAGAACCTTGAATGTAACCTGAAAAATATAAGGAATAAATGAGTAATTACCTCACAGCTAATGAACCAGAACAGCGAGTAGCACACATCCCTCCAATTGTGGCCCCAGGCCCTGAAGATCAAATTACTTTTTTCAGCTAAAACACCAAGCTTAAATCACACGAGTGTTTGGGTTTCATAAGCATGAAGAACTTAACATGGTTTTACTTCTAGATATGATATGCTTTGATGATATTCCCGGAGAATGATATTTGGaattaaacatatatatatgaagTCATAGAAGCAACAAAGTAAAAATGGAGTTGCTGTATTAGGGAaataatggatgtattcctccaaaccctagaagggtggggtatatagatcctatacatgggcctctagatgggcctctatacatgggctcacatatacaccaacatcccccgcagtctgaactaccggcgcagcagtgttcaagactggacaacaagaaagccaacaccccccgcagtctgaacaaccggcgcagcggtgttcaacactggacaagaagagagtataaagagagtacaaagggcaaataccccccgcagccacaactagccacttgctacgttgaggctggagcgaaactctgagaaggtcgaggagggtagtcttttggtgaagatgtcggcaaactgggaggtagtcgggacatggagtatccgaacatcgccgatggcgaccctGTTGCGCATGAAGTgcaggtcgatctccacatgcttcgtccgctgatgctggacggagttggtggagagatacacggcgctgacgttgtcacAGTAGACGAGCGTACTCTTGGCGagtgggctgtggagctccgccaagagctgtcgtagtcaggacgcctccgctacgccgttagcgacagcacggtactccgcctcgacactggagcgggagacaaccggctgccgcttggacgaccaggagaccagattgccgcccaggaagacggcgtagccggaagtggagcggcgagtgtccggacaaccagcccagtcagcgtcggtgtagacaaccagcttAGCAGAGGACGAGTGGTGAAGAACCAGGctgaggtccacagtgccagggacgtagcggaggagacgcttcagcgcagcaagatgtgactcccggggatcatgcatatggagacagacctgctgaacaacgtaggtgaggtccggcctgatgaaggtgaggtactgcaaagcgccggccagactccgataggcagtaggatcagccaccggatcacccagatcagcagacagcttcgcctaagtgtcaacaggagtggagcagggcttgcaatcagttatcccagcccgctccagaatatcaagtgcgtactgccgctggtgaaggagaagactagacgggcgaggctcaacagtgacgctcaagaagtggtggagctgaccaaaatccttcatagcaaactcctgctgcagagaggagatgacactctgaagcaactgctgactggagactgtgagcacaatgtcatcgacatagagcagtagataggcagtctcatccccacggcggtagataaagagagacgtgtcagacttggcctcggtgaaccccaatgtcagtaagaacgtggcgaaccgagaataccaagcccacggagcctgcttcagactatagagacttgttgagtcggcagaccatgtccggacgactggagtctacaaatcccgctggctgagagcagtagactgtctctgacagagtgccgtgaagaaaggcattcttcacatccaactGGTGCACaagccaagagcgagagagtgcaagcgagaggaccatgcgcacagtagcaggcttcaccactggactgaaggtctcatcatagtacacaccaggccgctgggtgaacccccggagaacccagcgagctttgtagcgctccagtgtgccgtcagcccgacgcttatgcgtccagatccacttgccagtcatcacattgcaaccagacggacgcggcacgaggtcccacgtctggttggcgagaagagccgcgtactcctcttccatcgcgcgacgccagtgaggatccgataaggcgtcgcggacagaggagggtaccagagagacccgcggctctccctcggtggcggaaagagtcgcggcctgagacgccatccgccgagtcaccatgggatggatatgccgaggatcccaatggatgactggcgggtggtacaccgccggctcggcTCATGAGGgagccggtggaggcggcggcggcgacggct
This window contains:
- the LOC120662568 gene encoding D-lactate dehydrogenase [cytochrome], mitochondrial-like; this encodes MAASLLRLSRPRRALLPLSSLSLPLSTQPQPTAPAPPPSSASRGLPRFLSFLAAAAAAAAGGATVALCDPGADHRVGGKDSTELVVEGEHRRVPQEFIDELASFLGENLTVDYDERSFHGTPQNSFHKAANVPDVVVFPSTQDEVQKIVVACNKYKIPIVPYGGATSIEGHTLAPHGGVCIDMTLMKKIKSLHVEDMDVVVEPGVGWIELNEYLKPYGLFFPLDPGPGATIGGMCATRCSGSLAVRYGTMRDNVINLQAVLPNGDVIKTGSRARKSAAGYDLARLIIGSEGTLGVITEVTLRLQKLPSHSVVAMCNFKTIKDAADVAIATMLSGIQVSRVELLDEVQIRAINMANGKNLPEVPTLMFEFIGTEAYALEQTLLVQKIASEHRGSDFVFVEEPDAKAELWKIRKEALWAGFAMKPDYEAMITDVCVPLSRLAECISTSKWLLDASPLTCLVIAHAGDGNFHTIILFDPSKEDQRKEAERLNHFMVHTALSMEGTCTGEHGVGTGKMKYLEKELGIESLRTMKRIKAALDPNNIMNPGKLIPPHVCI